CAGGTGTAACAGAGCAATTGCGGCTTCGGATTAATCCAATCATTGATCAAAGCCACGTTGAAGTGATCACTTTGCAATTTTTATATAAAGAAGCTTTTCGCGAACAAGTTGACCAGTTAATGGAGGAATATGATATTTTGGCTATTATGGGCCCTGTTGAGTTCAAATACCGCGATATCCCGTTTTTTAGTGCAATGGAGATATTTTCAGAAGGCGGTTTAGATATCGTTCAACGTGTTTTAAGTGATAATGCACCTTATGAAAGGTTAATTGATTCTTTGAAAGGTCATTTAAAGCTTGCTGGATCCATTGAAGAACTGATTTACCTTTTAAGAACAACCATTTCTGAACTCCAGGCACGTCTTTGTATTGTTCTAGAATCTGGTGTTGATACGGGGATTATCTTGCATCTTGCTTTTCTAATTGAACGGATGAGACTTGGGGCAATCAACCGTGAGTTTCCTGACTTAAATGATTTTAAGAAGAAATATGCTGAACAAATGCAAATCACAGCTCAAATGTTGGAATCTATTGAACGTGAGTATGAAATCAATATTCCAGAAGCTGAAATTGCTTACTTAACGCAAATGTTAATAACAAATAAAGTTAAAATGGGAAACTAAAGTGTGTATCAAATTACACACTTTTTTTCATATGTGTAATGACCAAATAAGGGAATTATAGGAAACTTTTTGGCATGATTCTTGCTTTATAATCTATGGAGTTAACTTAAAAATAAAGGAAGTGTAATAAAATGGTAGAAATAGAACAAACCATCATGAGCTTAATTGTATTTGGTGGAAACGCAAAAAGTGACGCAATGCTCGCTATTGAAGCAGCAAAAATGGGAGATTTTGAAAAAGCAGATAAGCAAGTGCAATTAGCAGAAAGTGCTTTGCTCGAAGCACACCGTTCACAAACTGCACTGATCCAAGGTGAAGCTCGCGGAGAACGTACGGAAGTTTCACTATTATTAATACACGCGCAAGATCATTTAATGAAT
This DNA window, taken from Listeria sp. PSOL-1, encodes the following:
- a CDS encoding PTS lactose/cellobiose transporter subunit IIA — encoded protein: MVEIEQTIMSLIVFGGNAKSDAMLAIEAAKMGDFEKADKQVQLAESALLEAHRSQTALIQGEARGERTEVSLLLIHAQDHLMNAITFKDLAKEIVELYRVK